In one window of Eriocheir sinensis breed Jianghai 21 unplaced genomic scaffold, ASM2467909v1 Scaffold360, whole genome shotgun sequence DNA:
- the LOC126991906 gene encoding transcription factor Sox-3-like isoform X1: MLPNAVYERVPLPSTHTTVFGSLLVNDNSNTPYSDATQTKKHPPNHIKRPMNAFMVWSQMERREIIKFAPDMHNAEISKQLGRRWKMLTEEQRRPYREEAERLKQLHNREYPNYKYRPRKKGQKAQLKGVSEKGGGKVVKAKDHNSGKDRIKNVVNVTSNTHITHTQGLDVDHNKLGIKITIDDDFKRTHRMPQSRIMTLTPHSPPEVPASPPCELPDSPESASMYEDQPAFNYSPSVTGLYHSTSASTATNTPPSFSLLSHTASGPVTVTSPSIIKQEPEDPLYEAVYTPQSLASPGLSSPNSEFSTPTHIKTEIKTDCHSPNELQTEHATLDDLYNITDFIPISDMKVDLESIDPDIDFDAVSTSSGSHFDFSSVADDTDPLLCDTWICGRNFLP; the protein is encoded by the exons ATGTTACCAAACGCGGTGTACGAACGGGTGCCGCTGCCCTCCACCCACACCACGGTCTTTGGATCCTTGCTGGTGAACGACAACTCCAACACGCCGTACTCCGATGCAACACAG actAAGAAGCACCCGCCCAACCACATCAAGCGGCCCATGAACGCCTTCATGGTGTGGTCGCAGATGGAGCGGAGAGAGATCATAAAGTTTGCCCCTGACATGCACAACGCCGAGATCTCCAAGCAACTGGGCCGCCGCTGGAAGATGCTGACGGAGGAGCAGCGGCGACCGTACCGGGAGGAAGCTGAACGCCTCAAGCAACTGCACAACCGGGAATACCCCAACTACAAGTACCGCCCACGCAAGAAGGGTCAGAAGGCCCAGCTCAAGGGCGTGTCCGAGAAGGGTGGCGGAAAGGTTGTCAAGGCCAAAGATCACAACAGTGGAAAGGACCGAATCAAGAACGTTGTGAACGTGACCAGCAACACCCACATCACCCACACACAGGGCCTTGACGTCGACCACAACAAACTAGGCATCAAAATCACCATTGATGACGACTTCAAAAGAACCCACAGAATGCCACAGAGCAGGATCATGACATTGACGCCACACTCTCCTCCCGAGGTACCTGCCAGCCCCCCTTGCGAGCTGCCAGACTCTCCTGAGAGTGCCTCAATGTACGAAGACCAACCGGCCTTCAACTACAGCCCTTCCGTCACCGGTCTGTATCACTCAACGAGCGCGTCAACTGCCACCAACACTCCACCCAGCTTCTCCCTCCTCAGTCACACAGCGTCCGGCCCCGTCACGGTCACCAGTCCAAGCATTATCAAGCAGGAGCCGGAGGACCCGCTGTACGAGGCGGTGTACACGCCCCAGAGCCTCGCCTCACCTGGCCTCAGCTCACCCAACAGCGAGTTCTCCACGCCCACTCACATCAAGACGGAGATCAAGACCGACTGCCACAGTCCCAACGAGCTGCAGACGGAGCACGCGACGCTTGATGATCTGTACAACATCACGGACTTCATCCCCATTTCGGACATGAAAGTCGACCTTGAATCCATAGATCCTGACATCGACTTCGACGCCGTCAGCACCAGTTCGGGATCCCACTTCGACTTCTCCAGCGTGGCCGACGATACCGATCCTCTGTTGTGTGACACATGGATCTGCGGCCGAAATTTCTTGCCGTAA
- the LOC126991906 gene encoding transcription factor Sox-11-like isoform X2 codes for MNAFMVWSQMERREIIKFAPDMHNAEISKQLGRRWKMLTEEQRRPYREEAERLKQLHNREYPNYKYRPRKKGQKAQLKGVSEKGGGKVVKAKDHNSGKDRIKNVVNVTSNTHITHTQGLDVDHNKLGIKITIDDDFKRTHRMPQSRIMTLTPHSPPEVPASPPCELPDSPESASMYEDQPAFNYSPSVTGLYHSTSASTATNTPPSFSLLSHTASGPVTVTSPSIIKQEPEDPLYEAVYTPQSLASPGLSSPNSEFSTPTHIKTEIKTDCHSPNELQTEHATLDDLYNITDFIPISDMKVDLESIDPDIDFDAVSTSSGSHFDFSSVADDTDPLLCDTWICGRNFLP; via the coding sequence ATGAACGCCTTCATGGTGTGGTCGCAGATGGAGCGGAGAGAGATCATAAAGTTTGCCCCTGACATGCACAACGCCGAGATCTCCAAGCAACTGGGCCGCCGCTGGAAGATGCTGACGGAGGAGCAGCGGCGACCGTACCGGGAGGAAGCTGAACGCCTCAAGCAACTGCACAACCGGGAATACCCCAACTACAAGTACCGCCCACGCAAGAAGGGTCAGAAGGCCCAGCTCAAGGGCGTGTCCGAGAAGGGTGGCGGAAAGGTTGTCAAGGCCAAAGATCACAACAGTGGAAAGGACCGAATCAAGAACGTTGTGAACGTGACCAGCAACACCCACATCACCCACACACAGGGCCTTGACGTCGACCACAACAAACTAGGCATCAAAATCACCATTGATGACGACTTCAAAAGAACCCACAGAATGCCACAGAGCAGGATCATGACATTGACGCCACACTCTCCTCCCGAGGTACCTGCCAGCCCCCCTTGCGAGCTGCCAGACTCTCCTGAGAGTGCCTCAATGTACGAAGACCAACCGGCCTTCAACTACAGCCCTTCCGTCACCGGTCTGTATCACTCAACGAGCGCGTCAACTGCCACCAACACTCCACCCAGCTTCTCCCTCCTCAGTCACACAGCGTCCGGCCCCGTCACGGTCACCAGTCCAAGCATTATCAAGCAGGAGCCGGAGGACCCGCTGTACGAGGCGGTGTACACGCCCCAGAGCCTCGCCTCACCTGGCCTCAGCTCACCCAACAGCGAGTTCTCCACGCCCACTCACATCAAGACGGAGATCAAGACCGACTGCCACAGTCCCAACGAGCTGCAGACGGAGCACGCGACGCTTGATGATCTGTACAACATCACGGACTTCATCCCCATTTCGGACATGAAAGTCGACCTTGAATCCATAGATCCTGACATCGACTTCGACGCCGTCAGCACCAGTTCGGGATCCCACTTCGACTTCTCCAGCGTGGCCGACGATACCGATCCTCTGTTGTGTGACACATGGATCTGCGGCCGAAATTTCTTGCCGTAA